One genomic segment of [Phormidium] sp. ETS-05 includes these proteins:
- a CDS encoding ABC transporter substrate-binding protein, translated as MKSNSFLGKKIWQNGLIIALIFLISIASSGCSPARFKTEAASVPQVVFSSLSDPKTFNPPLSNESNTFGYTFEGLTTQNGITAEVEPGLAESWEISPDKLRFTFTLRPGLKWSDGAPLTADDVVFTYNEVYFNPKIPNSTIDVLRIGESRALPKVRMLDDRRIEFTLPEPFAPFLRTTGSEILPAHILRASVDKLNSKGEPEFLSMWGVDTPLEELVGNGPYVLTNYQTNQRMVFQRNPHYWKQDAQGNPQPYIERVVLQIVEKQDTSLLQFRSGDLDYIGVSPETFELLKREEKRGKFTIYNGGQAMGTTFIAFNLNLGRNADSNKPVVDPIKSSWFNNLKFRQAVAYGIDRQTMINNTFRGLGEPQNSHISIQSPYYLPPEKGLKVYDYNPEKAKQLLLEAGFKYNENQELLDAQGNLVRFTLHTNAGNQTREAMGAQIKQDLGKIGIRVDFQPIAFNALVGKLSDSLDWECILIGFTGGVEPNNGANLWAPEGRLHIFNLDRQPGQTPLVGRKVFDWERKLGDLYVKGAGELDETKRKAIYNETQQLVQEHLPVIHLVNPLSLAAVRDRVKGIEYSALGGAFWNLNELKIEE; from the coding sequence ATGAAATCTAATAGTTTTCTCGGCAAAAAAATTTGGCAAAATGGGTTGATTATCGCCCTAATATTTCTCATCAGTATTGCTAGCAGCGGCTGTAGTCCAGCGCGGTTTAAAACCGAAGCCGCCAGCGTGCCCCAAGTAGTTTTCAGTAGCTTAAGCGACCCGAAAACCTTCAACCCCCCTCTGAGCAATGAATCCAATACATTTGGCTATACATTTGAAGGTTTAACCACCCAAAATGGCATCACCGCAGAAGTAGAACCGGGCTTGGCAGAATCTTGGGAAATCTCCCCAGATAAACTGCGATTTACCTTTACCCTGCGCCCAGGACTAAAATGGTCTGATGGCGCCCCCCTCACCGCTGATGATGTGGTGTTTACTTACAATGAAGTTTACTTTAACCCCAAAATCCCCAACAGCACGATCGATGTGCTGCGGATTGGGGAAAGTCGCGCTTTACCAAAGGTGCGAATGCTGGACGATCGACGCATAGAATTCACCCTCCCAGAACCTTTTGCCCCATTTTTGCGCACCACCGGAAGCGAAATTTTACCAGCCCACATCCTCCGCGCATCCGTTGACAAGCTGAACTCCAAAGGCGAGCCAGAATTTCTCTCTATGTGGGGAGTAGATACCCCCTTAGAAGAACTGGTGGGCAACGGACCATATGTCTTGACCAACTACCAAACCAATCAGCGGATGGTTTTCCAGCGTAACCCTCACTACTGGAAGCAAGACGCCCAAGGCAATCCCCAACCTTATATCGAGCGTGTGGTTTTGCAAATTGTAGAAAAACAGGATACTTCCCTGCTCCAATTTCGCTCTGGAGATTTAGATTACATCGGCGTTTCCCCAGAAACTTTTGAGCTGCTCAAAAGAGAAGAAAAACGCGGTAAATTCACGATTTACAACGGCGGTCAGGCGATGGGGACAACCTTTATTGCCTTCAATCTGAATCTAGGACGAAATGCTGATAGCAACAAGCCCGTAGTTGACCCCATCAAGTCAAGCTGGTTTAATAATCTGAAATTCCGGCAGGCAGTGGCTTATGGCATTGACCGCCAAACCATGATTAACAATACTTTTCGTGGCTTAGGCGAGCCCCAAAATTCCCACATATCCATCCAAAGTCCTTATTATCTGCCCCCAGAAAAAGGGCTGAAAGTGTATGATTACAATCCAGAAAAGGCAAAACAATTGCTTTTAGAAGCTGGGTTCAAATACAACGAGAATCAGGAGCTGCTAGATGCTCAAGGTAATTTAGTGCGGTTCACCCTCCATACTAATGCAGGCAACCAAACTCGTGAGGCGATGGGGGCGCAAATTAAGCAAGATTTAGGCAAAATCGGCATCAGAGTCGATTTCCAGCCGATCGCCTTTAATGCCTTGGTGGGCAAGTTATCTGATTCTCTGGATTGGGAGTGCATTTTAATCGGTTTTACTGGTGGCGTGGAACCGAATAACGGGGCGAACCTGTGGGCTCCAGAAGGCAGGTTGCACATTTTCAACCTCGATCGACAACCAGGGCAAACCCCGCTTGTGGGGAGGAAGGTGTTTGATTGGGAGCGGAAATTAGGGGATTTGTATGTCAAAGGCGCCGGAGAGCTAGACGAGACCAAACGCAAAGCGATTTATAATGAAACCCAGCAGCTTGTGCAGGAGCATTTGCCGGTGATTCATTTGGTCAATCCCCTATCTCTGGCTGCAGTGCGCGATCGGGTCAAAGGCATCGAATATTCCGCCCTTGGTGGCGCCTTCTGGAACCTCAACGAGCTGAAAATCGAAGAATAA
- the ispF gene encoding 2-C-methyl-D-erythritol 2,4-cyclodiphosphate synthase, whose amino-acid sequence MKFRIGNGYDIHRLTPERPLILGGVNIPHELGLLGHSDADVLTHAIMDAMLGALSLGDIGHYFPPTDERWRGANSLELLAQVNQLVRSRHWQIENIDSVIVAERPKLKPHIGAMRDAIAHILQLNPDQIGIKATTNEKLGPVGREEGIAAYAVTLLVSQ is encoded by the coding sequence ATGAAATTTCGCATAGGCAACGGTTACGACATCCATCGGTTAACCCCAGAACGTCCCTTGATTTTGGGGGGAGTCAACATCCCACACGAGTTGGGGTTACTCGGACACAGCGATGCCGATGTACTGACACACGCCATTATGGATGCTATGCTCGGAGCTTTGAGCTTGGGAGATATCGGACATTATTTCCCCCCCACGGATGAGCGGTGGCGGGGAGCGAATAGCTTAGAGTTGCTCGCTCAGGTAAATCAATTGGTACGATCGCGCCACTGGCAGATTGAAAATATCGACTCCGTAATCGTGGCTGAACGTCCCAAACTCAAACCCCACATCGGGGCCATGCGAGACGCGATCGCCCATATACTGCAACTAAATCCCGACCAAATCGGCATCAAAGCCACCACCAACGAAAAATTAGGCCCCGTAGGACGAGAAGAAGGTATCGCCGCTTACGCCGTCACCCTCCTAGTCTCCCAATAG
- a CDS encoding carbon dioxide-concentrating mechanism protein CcmK produces MPEAVGVIETDGFPAVLAAADAMVKAGRVAIVYYGMAESARLLVAIRGPVAEVRQGMEAGIDAGEKVGKGKVITHYIVPNPPQNVVAVLPIEYTKTSEQFRFT; encoded by the coding sequence ATGCCCGAGGCAGTTGGAGTCATTGAAACCGACGGGTTTCCGGCGGTACTTGCCGCCGCAGACGCAATGGTAAAGGCGGGTCGAGTCGCGATCGTGTATTATGGCATGGCGGAAAGTGCCCGCCTCTTGGTAGCTATTCGCGGCCCGGTAGCGGAAGTGAGACAGGGTATGGAAGCGGGAATCGACGCTGGGGAAAAAGTCGGTAAGGGTAAAGTGATTACCCACTATATAGTTCCCAATCCGCCGCAAAATGTGGTGGCAGTCTTGCCGATCGAGTACACGAAAACTAGCGAACAATTCCGATTTACTTAA
- a CDS encoding carbon dioxide-concentrating mechanism protein CcmK, whose product MAVQQAVGALETKGFPGILAAADAMVKAGRVTLVGYLRVGSARFSIIIRGDVSEVKTSMDAGIAAVESAYGATLESWVIIPRPHENVVAVLPIAFTAAVEEYREAAEGIIMPGRPPVR is encoded by the coding sequence ATGGCAGTACAGCAAGCAGTAGGGGCATTGGAAACCAAGGGTTTCCCCGGCATTCTCGCCGCCGCCGATGCAATGGTGAAAGCGGGTCGCGTTACTCTGGTGGGTTATTTGCGTGTAGGTAGTGCCCGGTTTAGCATCATCATTCGCGGTGATGTGTCGGAAGTGAAAACCTCGATGGATGCGGGGATTGCAGCGGTAGAATCGGCTTACGGTGCAACTCTGGAATCTTGGGTGATTATTCCCCGTCCTCACGAAAACGTGGTGGCGGTTCTGCCGATCGCCTTCACCGCTGCGGTAGAAGAATACCGCGAAGCTGCAGAAGGCATCATTATGCCGGGACGCCCCCCAGTCCGCTAA
- a CDS encoding colicin uptake protein: protein MTKADRIGETPSELPGISGGSIRLKPQQFIHVLDNNTGVTRLEVGPQTITLRDQERVVMSPQQMTVVPPRHYCVVKNPVLRDESGQPVADTHGQIKLRYGDREIRFQQEPFPVYPGEEIEGKVQLLQVVERNQALRLRAIRDLSYTDNQNNVIHQLAGDEWLFEGPGTYIPRVEVEVIATVKAIIIKPNQALHLMARQNCTDRTGQRRRAGEEWLVREEGSYLPGVDEEVIDLIDAYVLTEQTALHLRAKRTFTDIFGRRRKAGDEWLVTIEDAEIHIPDVYEEVVGEVPITTLSDREWCIVFNPIDELGKPQLGKREVRQGRISFFLHPGEELEIPYYTDDDDSEGQPEGIRRIYVLSEQEALLLRANEAFDEGEGDQIIHRQPGDLWMISGPREYIPRVEVEVVEKRQAIPLDKNEGIYVRDVQTGELKVVSGPRAYMLSPYEELWEKDVPPIVEELLAIKNDPVSERGRYRQDGEQKSSFQRDKTRAVVFHVPQNAAVQIHDYKERTARTVFGPDLVMLGPDEAFTVLSLSGGVPKRPHVIKSLALLLGPDFMTDLFAVETADHARLQLRLSYNWYFNVDKTNQDEAAKLFQAPDFVDTACKAIASRVRGAVASVSFDEFHRNSARIIRQAVFGLDDQGHVRDEFRFRTNNLVIFNVDIQSVEPVDEETLKSLQKSVQLAIKITTDAQEAAARQDAARLEQEASPVRKAGNY, encoded by the coding sequence ATGACTAAAGCCGATCGCATTGGGGAAACTCCCAGCGAACTCCCCGGAATATCTGGGGGATCGATCCGCCTCAAACCCCAACAGTTTATTCACGTCTTGGATAACAACACTGGCGTTACCCGTTTGGAAGTTGGCCCCCAAACGATTACTCTGCGAGACCAAGAACGGGTAGTAATGTCACCCCAGCAAATGACCGTAGTGCCGCCTAGGCATTATTGCGTAGTAAAAAATCCCGTATTGCGGGATGAGTCGGGGCAACCAGTAGCGGATACTCACGGTCAAATTAAACTCCGATATGGCGACCGAGAAATCCGCTTTCAGCAAGAGCCTTTCCCAGTATATCCGGGGGAAGAAATCGAGGGAAAAGTCCAGCTTTTGCAGGTAGTAGAAAGAAATCAAGCTCTGCGGTTGCGAGCGATTAGAGATTTATCCTATACTGACAATCAAAACAACGTTATCCACCAGTTGGCGGGGGATGAATGGCTATTTGAAGGTCCAGGAACTTATATTCCTCGCGTGGAAGTGGAAGTTATCGCTACGGTGAAAGCGATAATTATCAAACCTAATCAGGCGCTGCATTTGATGGCGCGACAAAATTGCACCGATCGCACGGGACAAAGGCGCCGCGCTGGGGAAGAATGGCTGGTAAGAGAAGAAGGCTCTTATTTACCCGGAGTCGATGAAGAAGTTATCGACTTGATTGATGCTTATGTATTAACAGAACAAACCGCTTTACACTTGCGCGCTAAACGGACTTTTACCGATATTTTCGGACGGCGGCGCAAAGCTGGGGATGAATGGCTCGTAACTATAGAAGATGCGGAAATTCATATCCCCGATGTCTATGAAGAAGTGGTGGGAGAAGTACCCATTACCACCCTGAGCGATCGGGAATGGTGCATCGTCTTCAACCCCATCGATGAATTGGGCAAACCGCAACTAGGGAAACGAGAAGTCCGTCAAGGGAGAATCTCCTTTTTCCTCCATCCCGGAGAAGAGTTGGAAATCCCCTACTATACGGATGATGATGATTCTGAAGGTCAACCGGAGGGCATTCGCCGAATTTATGTCCTCAGCGAACAAGAAGCCTTGTTACTCCGGGCTAATGAAGCCTTCGATGAAGGTGAAGGCGACCAAATCATCCACCGTCAACCGGGGGATTTATGGATGATATCCGGACCGCGAGAATACATTCCCCGCGTGGAGGTGGAAGTAGTAGAAAAACGCCAAGCCATTCCCTTAGATAAAAATGAAGGCATCTACGTCCGGGACGTGCAAACGGGGGAATTAAAAGTAGTCAGCGGTCCGCGAGCATATATGCTCAGTCCCTATGAAGAATTATGGGAAAAAGATGTACCGCCTATCGTAGAAGAGTTGCTGGCGATTAAAAATGACCCAGTTTCTGAACGGGGCAGATATCGCCAAGATGGCGAGCAGAAATCTAGCTTTCAAAGAGATAAAACTCGCGCCGTGGTGTTTCACGTGCCCCAAAATGCGGCAGTACAGATTCACGATTATAAGGAAAGAACTGCCCGGACTGTGTTTGGCCCAGATTTGGTGATGTTAGGTCCAGACGAAGCCTTTACGGTGCTGAGTTTATCGGGAGGAGTGCCCAAGCGTCCCCATGTGATTAAATCTCTGGCTTTGCTGTTAGGACCCGACTTTATGACCGATTTGTTTGCGGTGGAAACTGCAGACCACGCCCGGTTACAATTGCGCTTGTCTTATAATTGGTATTTTAATGTAGATAAAACCAATCAAGATGAGGCGGCCAAACTGTTTCAAGCGCCTGATTTTGTGGATACGGCTTGTAAAGCTATTGCTTCTCGCGTGCGGGGTGCGGTGGCTAGTGTTTCTTTTGATGAATTTCACCGCAATTCGGCGCGGATTATTCGCCAAGCAGTGTTTGGCTTAGATGACCAAGGGCACGTGCGCGATGAATTCCGATTCAGGACGAATAATCTGGTGATTTTTAACGTGGATATTCAATCGGTGGAACCGGTGGATGAGGAAACGTTAAAGAGTTTACAGAAATCGGTGCAGTTGGCGATTAAAATTACTACGGATGCTCAAGAAGCGGCGGCGCGACAGGATGCGGCGCGGTTGGAACAGGAAGCGAGCCCGGTTAGAAAGGCAGGCAATTATTGA
- a CDS encoding heme o synthase: MQEIIDRPVIRHHQNLIQVLQSYYQLTKPRIILLLLISTAAAMWVAAKGEVDPLLLLVTITGGALAAASANTINCLYDRDIDYIMERTRKRPIPSGRVQPRDALIFAMALAAASFSLLTIFANLLAALLAMSGIVCYVLVYTHWLKRHTAQNIVIGGAAGAIPPLVGWAAVTGDLSWPAWAMFAIVFLWTPPHFWALAMMIRDEYAGVGVPMLPAIAGCQPTAQQIWLYTLVMLPSTFLLVYPLHASGVVYASIALWLGAIFALKAWQLLREPEDKQLARSLFKYSILYLMLLSAGMVVDSLPITHEITTAFGDNLHALMISLAII; encoded by the coding sequence ATGCAAGAAATAATCGATCGCCCCGTTATCAGACACCATCAAAATCTCATCCAGGTGCTGCAGAGTTATTACCAACTCACCAAACCACGCATCATCCTGCTCCTGCTCATCTCCACCGCCGCCGCCATGTGGGTCGCCGCCAAAGGCGAAGTGGACCCCTTGCTGCTATTGGTGACTATTACTGGTGGCGCCTTAGCCGCTGCATCCGCCAATACCATTAACTGTCTCTACGACAGAGACATCGACTATATTATGGAACGCACCCGAAAGCGGCCCATCCCCTCCGGTAGGGTACAGCCTCGGGATGCTCTCATCTTCGCTATGGCTCTCGCCGCCGCATCCTTTAGTTTGCTCACCATCTTTGCCAACCTGCTCGCCGCTTTGTTGGCAATGTCCGGTATTGTCTGTTATGTCCTGGTTTACACCCACTGGCTGAAACGCCACACCGCCCAAAATATCGTCATCGGGGGTGCAGCGGGTGCTATTCCCCCTCTCGTGGGCTGGGCCGCCGTCACCGGGGACCTCAGTTGGCCAGCTTGGGCAATGTTCGCGATCGTCTTTCTCTGGACTCCCCCCCACTTCTGGGCTCTCGCCATGATGATCCGGGATGAATACGCCGGAGTCGGAGTCCCCATGCTCCCGGCGATCGCTGGTTGCCAACCCACCGCCCAGCAAATTTGGCTCTACACCCTAGTGATGCTCCCCTCCACCTTCCTCCTGGTTTATCCCCTCCACGCCAGCGGTGTGGTTTACGCCAGCATCGCCCTTTGGCTGGGCGCCATCTTCGCCCTCAAAGCATGGCAACTATTGCGCGAACCGGAAGACAAGCAGCTCGCCCGCAGTTTATTCAAATACTCCATCCTTTATCTCATGCTGCTTTCTGCAGGGATGGTAGTTGATAGCCTGCCCATCACCCATGAGATAACTACCGCCTTCGGGGATAACCTCCATGCCCTGATGATTTCTCTCGCCATCATCTAA
- a CDS encoding cytochrome c oxidase subunit II — protein MKIPNAITAMLAGIVLTLASLWFGQNHGLMPVAASEEAPLVDGLFNAMMTIAAGLFILVQGALVISIIKFRKRPGDETDAPPVDGNLSLEIVWTAIPVVIVLGLSVYSFEVYNTMGGLDPMASHDHGPHQMAMTSGSAIAAPLPGSEDAIPPAKEEKIALGVGASPENQGNPADLEVNVLGLQFAWIFTYPESGVVSGELHIPAGKEVQLNIAAQDVLHAFWVPQFRLKQDAIPARTTELRFKPKTPGDYPIVCAELCGAYHGAMQTRVLVETPEDFEAWLQTQIALQKDAASQTVAMNPGELSDGEFLAPFVRDMGINSAALEQLHPAAHHEHHNS, from the coding sequence TTGAAGATACCGAATGCTATAACTGCGATGCTTGCGGGCATCGTCTTAACCCTGGCGAGTCTCTGGTTTGGTCAAAATCACGGTCTGATGCCAGTGGCTGCCTCAGAAGAGGCCCCCTTGGTGGATGGTCTGTTTAATGCGATGATGACGATCGCCGCCGGTCTGTTTATCCTGGTGCAGGGAGCGCTGGTGATTTCGATTATCAAATTCCGGAAGCGTCCGGGGGATGAAACCGATGCGCCGCCAGTGGATGGCAACCTATCCCTGGAAATTGTCTGGACCGCTATCCCGGTAGTCATAGTCTTGGGTCTGAGTGTATATAGTTTTGAGGTGTACAACACGATGGGGGGTCTCGACCCGATGGCATCCCACGACCACGGCCCCCACCAGATGGCTATGACTAGCGGGTCTGCCATAGCTGCTCCCCTTCCTGGCAGTGAAGATGCGATACCACCGGCGAAAGAAGAGAAAATCGCCCTAGGGGTAGGCGCTTCCCCGGAAAACCAAGGGAACCCCGCCGATTTAGAAGTGAATGTGCTGGGTTTACAATTTGCCTGGATTTTTACTTATCCTGAAAGCGGCGTTGTTTCTGGCGAACTGCATATCCCTGCTGGCAAAGAAGTTCAGCTCAACATTGCGGCTCAAGATGTTCTCCATGCCTTCTGGGTGCCGCAGTTCCGCCTGAAACAAGATGCGATTCCCGCACGGACTACGGAACTGCGGTTTAAACCAAAAACTCCGGGAGATTATCCGATCGTCTGTGCGGAACTCTGCGGCGCCTATCATGGGGCAATGCAGACTCGGGTATTGGTGGAAACGCCAGAAGATTTCGAGGCTTGGTTGCAAACCCAAATCGCTCTCCAGAAGGATGCGGCGTCTCAAACTGTGGCCATGAACCCGGGCGAATTATCCGATGGGGAGTTTTTGGCTCCTTTTGTTAGGGATATGGGGATTAATTCTGCAGCTTTGGAGCAGTTGCACCCAGCAGCTCACCACGAACATCACAATAGTTAG
- the ctaD gene encoding cytochrome c oxidase subunit I, whose product MKPPEPDEASNGNNWRKYFGFSTDHKVIGIQYLVTSFLFYLIGGLLAEGVRVELATPDPDFVDPQLYNGLFTVHATVMIFLWIVPATAGFANYVIPLAIGAKDMAFPRLNGVGFWLIPPGGILLLSSFFVGAPAAGWTSYPPLSVVGEKGGQLLWILSVLVLGTSSILGAINFLSTILKMRIREMELNDMPLFCWAMLAASALILVSTPVLAGALILLCFDLMAGTPFFNPMAGGDPVVYQHMFWFYSHPAVYIMILPVFGMISEIIPVHARKPIFGYQAIAYSSLAISFLGLIVWAHHMFTSGTPGWLRMFFMIATMAIAVPTGIKVFSWVATIWGGKLRLNSAMLFAIGFVSMFLVGGLSGVMLASVPFDIHVHDTYFIVAHLHYVLFGGSVFGIYAGVYHWFPKMTGRMMNEFWGKVHFFLTFFGFNLCFLPMHWLGLQGMPRRVAQYNPEFATVNMVCTVGSFILAISTLPFLFNAIWSWIAGPKASANPWRALTLEWQTSSPPPVENFLEEPVLWSGPYEYGIDTLYDRQSADELLAEVKGEV is encoded by the coding sequence ATGAAGCCGCCAGAGCCTGACGAGGCAAGTAATGGCAATAATTGGCGAAAATACTTTGGCTTTAGCACTGACCACAAGGTGATTGGGATTCAATATCTTGTCACCAGCTTTTTGTTTTACTTGATTGGTGGTCTGTTGGCGGAAGGTGTGCGGGTGGAACTGGCAACCCCAGACCCGGATTTTGTGGACCCACAGCTTTATAATGGGTTGTTTACGGTTCACGCCACGGTGATGATTTTCCTGTGGATTGTGCCAGCAACGGCGGGTTTTGCTAATTATGTGATTCCCCTGGCGATCGGGGCAAAAGACATGGCCTTCCCTCGGTTGAATGGGGTGGGTTTTTGGTTGATTCCCCCAGGAGGAATTTTGCTCCTATCCAGCTTTTTTGTGGGCGCGCCTGCAGCGGGTTGGACTTCTTATCCCCCTTTAAGTGTGGTGGGGGAAAAAGGCGGCCAGTTACTGTGGATTCTCAGCGTGTTGGTGCTGGGAACTTCATCGATTTTGGGTGCGATAAATTTTCTCTCTACGATTCTGAAAATGCGCATCCGAGAGATGGAGCTAAATGATATGCCCTTGTTTTGTTGGGCAATGCTGGCGGCTTCGGCGCTGATTTTGGTGTCAACGCCGGTGCTGGCGGGGGCGCTGATTTTGCTCTGTTTTGATTTGATGGCGGGTACTCCTTTCTTTAACCCAATGGCTGGCGGAGACCCGGTGGTTTACCAGCATATGTTCTGGTTTTATTCCCACCCGGCGGTTTATATTATGATTCTGCCAGTGTTTGGGATGATTTCAGAAATTATCCCGGTTCACGCTCGCAAGCCGATTTTTGGTTATCAGGCGATCGCTTATTCCAGTCTCGCTATCAGCTTCTTGGGTCTCATCGTCTGGGCTCACCATATGTTCACCAGTGGGACTCCCGGCTGGTTGCGGATGTTCTTTATGATTGCCACAATGGCGATCGCTGTCCCCACCGGTATCAAAGTCTTTAGCTGGGTTGCCACCATTTGGGGGGGCAAACTCCGTCTCAATAGCGCCATGTTATTCGCGATCGGGTTCGTCTCTATGTTCCTCGTGGGTGGACTCAGCGGCGTCATGCTCGCCTCGGTTCCCTTTGATATCCACGTTCACGATACCTATTTCATCGTCGCTCACCTCCACTACGTTCTATTTGGCGGTAGCGTTTTCGGCATTTACGCCGGTGTTTACCACTGGTTCCCCAAAATGACCGGGCGGATGATGAACGAATTTTGGGGCAAAGTTCATTTCTTCCTCACCTTTTTCGGTTTTAACCTTTGCTTCTTACCCATGCACTGGTTGGGGCTCCAAGGTATGCCTCGCCGCGTTGCCCAATACAACCCAGAATTTGCCACGGTGAATATGGTTTGTACTGTGGGCTCTTTCATTTTGGCCATTTCTACTCTGCCTTTTCTGTTTAACGCGATTTGGAGCTGGATAGCCGGACCAAAAGCCTCTGCTAATCCCTGGCGGGCTCTAACTTTAGAGTGGCAGACTTCTTCTCCTCCTCCGGTAGAAAACTTTCTCGAGGAACCGGTTTTGTGGTCTGGTCCTTATGAGTACGGCATTGATACCCTCTATGACCGTCAGTCTGCCGATGAATTGCTCGCAGAAGTGAAAGGGGAAGTTTGA
- a CDS encoding heme-copper oxidase subunit III, protein MQGSAIETSQTTVDMQHGHGHAAAHHEAHPDHRIFGIVLFLIAESMIFLGLFAAYLTFRAVSPEWPPEGTPEMELLLPGINTIILISSSFVMNQGNAAIKQNNVGGMRAWFGATALMGVVFLCGQLYEYFHTGFGLTDNIFTSTFYVLTGFHGLHVCFGLMLILAVMWRSLKADRYSSASHFGPEAAELYWHFVDVVWIVLFLILYLL, encoded by the coding sequence ATGCAAGGTTCTGCGATTGAAACTTCTCAAACAACTGTAGATATGCAGCATGGTCACGGCCATGCTGCGGCTCATCACGAAGCACATCCCGACCACCGCATTTTTGGCATTGTCTTGTTTCTAATTGCGGAGTCGATGATATTTTTGGGCTTGTTTGCTGCTTATCTGACTTTCCGCGCTGTCTCCCCGGAATGGCCCCCAGAAGGGACGCCGGAAATGGAGCTATTACTGCCGGGAATCAACACGATTATCCTGATTTCTAGCAGTTTTGTGATGAATCAAGGCAATGCCGCAATCAAGCAAAATAATGTGGGCGGTATGCGCGCTTGGTTTGGTGCTACGGCTTTGATGGGTGTGGTGTTCTTGTGCGGTCAGCTTTATGAGTATTTCCACACCGGTTTCGGTCTCACGGATAATATTTTTACCAGCACTTTTTACGTCCTTACTGGTTTCCACGGTTTGCACGTCTGTTTTGGTTTGATGTTGATTTTGGCGGTGATGTGGCGATCGCTCAAGGCCGATCGCTATTCCAGCGCCAGCCACTTCGGTCCCGAAGCCGCCGAACTTTACTGGCACTTCGTCGATGTGGTGTGGATCGTCCTTTTCCTCATCTTGTACCTGCTCTGA
- a CDS encoding rhodanese-like domain-containing protein codes for MTLSLEPKIHDIDATTLKQWLDREEVLLVDVREPAEYAGEHIPGAQLMPLSGFNPAKLPQNGSKKLVLHCQSGRRSYRAAQLLLEAGFPDVTQLQGGLTAWKAAGYRTLINKKAPISLMRQVQIVAGSLVFIGTTLGAFVSPGFLILSGFVGCGLVFAGVTDTCMMAQLLAKLPYNQVKN; via the coding sequence ATGACTTTATCCCTAGAGCCAAAAATCCACGACATCGACGCCACCACCCTCAAGCAATGGTTGGATAGGGAAGAAGTGCTGCTAGTGGATGTGCGCGAACCCGCAGAATACGCCGGGGAACATATTCCCGGGGCGCAACTGATGCCTTTATCCGGGTTTAACCCCGCGAAGCTACCCCAAAATGGGAGCAAAAAGCTGGTGTTGCATTGTCAGTCGGGCCGCCGGTCCTACCGCGCTGCGCAGCTACTCCTAGAAGCTGGTTTCCCGGACGTGACGCAACTGCAAGGTGGACTCACGGCGTGGAAAGCTGCTGGTTATCGGACTTTAATTAATAAAAAAGCCCCAATTAGTTTGATGCGGCAAGTGCAGATTGTGGCCGGTTCTTTGGTATTTATCGGCACGACTTTAGGCGCTTTTGTCTCGCCTGGTTTTTTGATTCTCAGTGGGTTTGTAGGGTGTGGTTTGGTCTTTGCTGGGGTCACGGATACTTGTATGATGGCGCAGCTTTTGGCCAAGTTGCCTTATAATCAAGTTAAGAATTAA